The Gadus macrocephalus chromosome 13, ASM3116895v1 genome includes a window with the following:
- the LOC132470390 gene encoding protein disulfide isomerase CRELD1 isoform X1 yields MLNAIITTALPRLGLNPPLYLSFDSCPIMVLWMLLLAVWLSSAGPSVAHSCPDACASCSLQDKNRCLECEAGWTLYHNTCIDIDECGTAQGRCPPDTYCANTEGSYHCRECDQACGSCMGSGPARCRKCAAGYRLTGAKCLDVDECGETSLPCLGLDELCTNLEGSFLCDCADGFIRKNNVCVRTQPQSAQEKGLFEDVPEDEVAVLQQMFFGVVLCALATLAAKGDMVFTSIFMGGVAAMAGYWLSERGDRFLDRFLKGS; encoded by the exons ATGTTAAATGCCATTATAACAACAGCATTACCTAGGCTAGGTCTAAACCCACCTCTGTACCTTTCCTTTGACAGCTGTCCCATCATGGTTCTCTGGATGCTTCTCTTGGCCGTTTGGCTTAGCTCGGCAGGGCCCTCCGTGGCCCACAGCTGTCCCGACGCCTGTGCATCATGCTCCCTGCAGGACAAGAACCGCTGTCTGGAATGTGAAGCTGGATGGACGCTTTATCACAACAcctgtatag ACATCGATGAGTGTGGCACGGCGCAGGGCCGCTGCCCTCCAGACACCTACTGCGCCAACACCGAGGGCTCCTACCACTGCAGAG AGTGCGACCAGGCCTGCGGGAGCTGCATGGGCAGCGGGCCGGCGCGCTGCAGGAAGTGTGCGGCGGGCTACAGGCTGACGGGTGCCAAGTGTCTGG ATGTGGATGAATGCGGGGAGACCAGCCTGCCGTGCCTGGGTCTGGACGAGCTCTGCACAAACCTGGAAGGCTCTTTCCTCTGTGACTGCGCCGACGGGTTCATTCGTAAGAATAACGTCTGCGTGAGGACACAGCCGCAAA GCGCCCAGGAGAAGGGTCTGTTCGAGGACGTCCCGGAGGATGAGGTGGCCGTGCTGCAGCAGATGTTCTTCGGGGTGGTGCTGTGTGCCCTGGCCACGCTGGCGGCCAAGGGGGATATGGTCTTCACCTCCATATTCATGGGGGGCGTGGCGGCCATGGCTGGGTACTGGCTCTCGGAGCGAGGGGACCGCTTCTTAGACCGCTTCCTGAAGGGGTCCTAG
- the LOC132470390 gene encoding protein disulfide isomerase CRELD1 isoform X4, which produces MVLWMLLLAVWLSSAGPSVAHSCPDACASCSLQDKNRCLECEAGWTLYHNTCIDIDECGTAQGRCPPDTYCANTEGSYHCRECDQACGSCMGSGPARCRKCAAGYRLTGAKCLDVDECGETSLPCLGLDELCTNLEGSFLCDCADGFIRKNNVCVRTQPQSAQEKGLFEDVPEDEVAVLQQMFFGVVLCALATLAAKGDMVFTSIFMGGVAAMAGYWLSERGDRFLDRFLKGS; this is translated from the exons ATGGTTCTCTGGATGCTTCTCTTGGCCGTTTGGCTTAGCTCGGCAGGGCCCTCCGTGGCCCACAGCTGTCCCGACGCCTGTGCATCATGCTCCCTGCAGGACAAGAACCGCTGTCTGGAATGTGAAGCTGGATGGACGCTTTATCACAACAcctgtatag ACATCGATGAGTGTGGCACGGCGCAGGGCCGCTGCCCTCCAGACACCTACTGCGCCAACACCGAGGGCTCCTACCACTGCAGAG AGTGCGACCAGGCCTGCGGGAGCTGCATGGGCAGCGGGCCGGCGCGCTGCAGGAAGTGTGCGGCGGGCTACAGGCTGACGGGTGCCAAGTGTCTGG ATGTGGATGAATGCGGGGAGACCAGCCTGCCGTGCCTGGGTCTGGACGAGCTCTGCACAAACCTGGAAGGCTCTTTCCTCTGTGACTGCGCCGACGGGTTCATTCGTAAGAATAACGTCTGCGTGAGGACACAGCCGCAAA GCGCCCAGGAGAAGGGTCTGTTCGAGGACGTCCCGGAGGATGAGGTGGCCGTGCTGCAGCAGATGTTCTTCGGGGTGGTGCTGTGTGCCCTGGCCACGCTGGCGGCCAAGGGGGATATGGTCTTCACCTCCATATTCATGGGGGGCGTGGCGGCCATGGCTGGGTACTGGCTCTCGGAGCGAGGGGACCGCTTCTTAGACCGCTTCCTGAAGGGGTCCTAG
- the LOC132470390 gene encoding protein disulfide isomerase CRELD1 isoform X2, whose translation MLLNICCPIMVLWMLLLAVWLSSAGPSVAHSCPDACASCSLQDKNRCLECEAGWTLYHNTCIDIDECGTAQGRCPPDTYCANTEGSYHCRECDQACGSCMGSGPARCRKCAAGYRLTGAKCLDVDECGETSLPCLGLDELCTNLEGSFLCDCADGFIRKNNVCVRTQPQSAQEKGLFEDVPEDEVAVLQQMFFGVVLCALATLAAKGDMVFTSIFMGGVAAMAGYWLSERGDRFLDRFLKGS comes from the exons ATGCTGCTGAACATATG CTGTCCCATCATGGTTCTCTGGATGCTTCTCTTGGCCGTTTGGCTTAGCTCGGCAGGGCCCTCCGTGGCCCACAGCTGTCCCGACGCCTGTGCATCATGCTCCCTGCAGGACAAGAACCGCTGTCTGGAATGTGAAGCTGGATGGACGCTTTATCACAACAcctgtatag ACATCGATGAGTGTGGCACGGCGCAGGGCCGCTGCCCTCCAGACACCTACTGCGCCAACACCGAGGGCTCCTACCACTGCAGAG AGTGCGACCAGGCCTGCGGGAGCTGCATGGGCAGCGGGCCGGCGCGCTGCAGGAAGTGTGCGGCGGGCTACAGGCTGACGGGTGCCAAGTGTCTGG ATGTGGATGAATGCGGGGAGACCAGCCTGCCGTGCCTGGGTCTGGACGAGCTCTGCACAAACCTGGAAGGCTCTTTCCTCTGTGACTGCGCCGACGGGTTCATTCGTAAGAATAACGTCTGCGTGAGGACACAGCCGCAAA GCGCCCAGGAGAAGGGTCTGTTCGAGGACGTCCCGGAGGATGAGGTGGCCGTGCTGCAGCAGATGTTCTTCGGGGTGGTGCTGTGTGCCCTGGCCACGCTGGCGGCCAAGGGGGATATGGTCTTCACCTCCATATTCATGGGGGGCGTGGCGGCCATGGCTGGGTACTGGCTCTCGGAGCGAGGGGACCGCTTCTTAGACCGCTTCCTGAAGGGGTCCTAG
- the LOC132470390 gene encoding protein disulfide isomerase CRELD1 isoform X3 — protein sequence MGSCPIMVLWMLLLAVWLSSAGPSVAHSCPDACASCSLQDKNRCLECEAGWTLYHNTCIDIDECGTAQGRCPPDTYCANTEGSYHCRECDQACGSCMGSGPARCRKCAAGYRLTGAKCLDVDECGETSLPCLGLDELCTNLEGSFLCDCADGFIRKNNVCVRTQPQSAQEKGLFEDVPEDEVAVLQQMFFGVVLCALATLAAKGDMVFTSIFMGGVAAMAGYWLSERGDRFLDRFLKGS from the exons ATGGGAAG CTGTCCCATCATGGTTCTCTGGATGCTTCTCTTGGCCGTTTGGCTTAGCTCGGCAGGGCCCTCCGTGGCCCACAGCTGTCCCGACGCCTGTGCATCATGCTCCCTGCAGGACAAGAACCGCTGTCTGGAATGTGAAGCTGGATGGACGCTTTATCACAACAcctgtatag ACATCGATGAGTGTGGCACGGCGCAGGGCCGCTGCCCTCCAGACACCTACTGCGCCAACACCGAGGGCTCCTACCACTGCAGAG AGTGCGACCAGGCCTGCGGGAGCTGCATGGGCAGCGGGCCGGCGCGCTGCAGGAAGTGTGCGGCGGGCTACAGGCTGACGGGTGCCAAGTGTCTGG ATGTGGATGAATGCGGGGAGACCAGCCTGCCGTGCCTGGGTCTGGACGAGCTCTGCACAAACCTGGAAGGCTCTTTCCTCTGTGACTGCGCCGACGGGTTCATTCGTAAGAATAACGTCTGCGTGAGGACACAGCCGCAAA GCGCCCAGGAGAAGGGTCTGTTCGAGGACGTCCCGGAGGATGAGGTGGCCGTGCTGCAGCAGATGTTCTTCGGGGTGGTGCTGTGTGCCCTGGCCACGCTGGCGGCCAAGGGGGATATGGTCTTCACCTCCATATTCATGGGGGGCGTGGCGGCCATGGCTGGGTACTGGCTCTCGGAGCGAGGGGACCGCTTCTTAGACCGCTTCCTGAAGGGGTCCTAG